Proteins from a single region of Schistocerca gregaria isolate iqSchGreg1 chromosome 3, iqSchGreg1.2, whole genome shotgun sequence:
- the LOC126355525 gene encoding cuticle protein 65-like: MKVLVIVSAILAAATAAPTPGYLGAAHGLFGAAPAVVAAPAVVAAPAVHAGYAAYGPAPVAVGPGGYLADTHDVAAARAAHLTAVAQTQARDAIVNGAAAHAALAAPALLGAHGLAYGHGLAYGHGYHG; this comes from the coding sequence GTCATTGTGAGCGCCATCctggccgccgccaccgccgccccgaCGCCCGGCTACCTGGGCGCCGCCCACGGGCTGTTCGGCGCCGCCCCCGCAGTCGTTGCCGCCCCCGCGGTGGTCGCCGCCCCCGCCGTCCACGCCGGCTACGCCGCTTACGGCCCCGCCCCCGTGGCTGTGGGACCCGGCGGCTACCTGGCCGACACCCACGACGTGGCTGCCGCCAGAGCCGCCCACCTGACCGCCGTCGCCCAGACGCAGGCCCGTGACGCCATCGTcaacggcgccgccgcccacgccgccctcgCCGCCCCCGCTCTGCTCGGAGCGCACGGACTGGCGTACGGACACGGCCTGGCTTACGGTCACGGCTACCACGGCTGA